The following coding sequences lie in one Synechococcus sp. CC9902 genomic window:
- a CDS encoding ABC transporter permease, translating to MARWGLVIVGLYLLVALITPVLIHLGWLPDANAGLSNPIYNSPSWSHWCGTDRLGRDVCVRTMAGSGVALQVVLLAVGFALVLGVPLGMVSGYFGGAIDRTLVLLMDTLYTLPVLLLSVVLAFLLGKGIPNAAAALCVVYVPQYFRVVRNQTAQVKSELFVEAAQSLGAGPVWILRRYLFRNVITSVPVLLTLNAADAVLVLGGLGFLGLGLPETVPEWGGDLNLALAAVPTGVWWTALFPGLAMFILVLGLSFLGEGIEAWVSGGEARPASD from the coding sequence ATGGCCCGTTGGGGGCTCGTGATTGTTGGGCTGTACTTGCTGGTGGCCTTGATCACTCCAGTCTTGATCCACTTGGGCTGGCTTCCCGATGCCAATGCCGGACTGTCCAACCCGATTTACAACAGCCCGAGTTGGAGCCACTGGTGTGGCACCGATCGCCTGGGTCGAGATGTGTGTGTTCGCACGATGGCCGGAAGTGGCGTGGCCCTCCAGGTGGTACTGCTCGCTGTGGGTTTTGCCCTCGTGTTGGGTGTTCCCCTCGGAATGGTGAGCGGTTATTTCGGCGGAGCGATCGACCGAACGCTGGTGCTGCTGATGGACACCCTCTACACCCTGCCGGTGTTGTTGTTGTCGGTGGTGCTTGCTTTCCTGCTCGGTAAGGGCATCCCCAATGCCGCAGCGGCCCTCTGCGTTGTCTATGTGCCCCAGTACTTCCGGGTGGTGCGCAACCAAACGGCACAGGTCAAAAGTGAGTTGTTTGTGGAAGCAGCCCAGTCTCTTGGGGCCGGGCCGGTGTGGATCTTGCGGCGCTACCTGTTTCGCAACGTGATCACGTCGGTGCCGGTGTTGCTCACCCTGAATGCTGCCGATGCCGTTTTGGTGTTGGGCGGCCTTGGTTTCCTCGGCCTTGGCTTGCCTGAAACGGTGCCGGAGTGGGGAGGGGATTTGAACCTCGCCCTCGCAGCCGTACCCACGGGTGTTTGGTGGACGGCTCTCTTCCCGGGCTTGGCGATGTTCATCCTTGTGCTCGGTCTCTCCTTCCTTGGTGAGGGGATCGAGGCGTGGGTGAGCGGCGGCGAAGCACGTCCAGCATCAGACTGA
- a CDS encoding aminotransferase class V-fold PLP-dependent enzyme, with amino-acid sequence MQLRQQMPALANKTYFNYGGQGPLPTASLEAITASWHRIQELGPFTTDVWPFIAAEVNRTRRLLAQWCGVPPHRMALTENVTSGCVLPLWGLPFSSGDHLLISDCEHPGVVAACVELARREQLVIDTLPVKHLRGTASDTDAGVLQNLETTLHPRTRLVVLSHLLWNTGQVMPIEAVANQLKQHSQHPFLLVDAAQSMGQIPVQAAAAASDIYAFTGHKWCFGPEGLGGVALSQRVLEQGQPTLIGWRSLQDESKAVFDAEDPFHHDSRRFEVATSCVPLMAGLRCSLELMDQEGPAEERLDQILQHSQMLWQSLDAMEGITPLLSVPPTSGLVSFQLENAPPPADVVTALGKQGIWIRDLADPACLRACTHITTSSEELNQLSEALATHQG; translated from the coding sequence ATGCAGCTTCGCCAACAGATGCCGGCCCTGGCGAACAAGACCTACTTCAACTACGGAGGGCAAGGCCCGTTACCAACGGCTTCCCTGGAAGCCATCACCGCCAGTTGGCACCGCATCCAAGAACTCGGCCCGTTTACCACCGATGTGTGGCCCTTCATCGCCGCGGAGGTGAATCGCACCCGCCGTCTCCTGGCGCAATGGTGCGGGGTCCCTCCCCACCGCATGGCACTCACTGAAAATGTCACCAGTGGCTGCGTTTTGCCGCTCTGGGGCCTGCCGTTTAGCAGCGGAGACCATCTGCTAATCAGCGACTGCGAGCACCCGGGGGTGGTGGCCGCTTGCGTCGAGCTCGCTCGCCGCGAACAGCTGGTGATCGACACCCTTCCGGTGAAGCATCTGCGGGGAACAGCAAGCGACACCGATGCAGGTGTTCTCCAAAACCTGGAGACCACTCTTCACCCCCGCACACGCCTCGTCGTGCTGAGCCATCTGCTCTGGAACACCGGCCAAGTGATGCCGATTGAAGCGGTGGCCAATCAGCTCAAGCAGCATTCACAGCATCCGTTTCTGCTCGTGGATGCTGCCCAAAGCATGGGGCAGATCCCTGTGCAAGCCGCAGCGGCTGCCTCCGACATCTACGCCTTTACTGGCCACAAATGGTGTTTTGGACCGGAGGGGCTCGGCGGGGTTGCCCTCTCCCAACGCGTCCTCGAGCAGGGCCAGCCCACCCTGATCGGCTGGCGAAGTTTGCAGGATGAAAGCAAAGCGGTTTTTGATGCAGAGGATCCCTTTCATCACGACAGCCGTCGTTTTGAAGTGGCCACCAGCTGCGTGCCGCTAATGGCAGGGTTGCGCTGCTCACTCGAGCTCATGGACCAAGAGGGGCCCGCCGAAGAGCGGCTCGATCAGATCCTTCAGCACAGCCAAATGCTCTGGCAGAGCTTGGATGCAATGGAGGGAATCACACCGCTGCTGTCGGTGCCACCAACCAGCGGCCTGGTGAGTTTTCAGCTGGAGAATGCTCCTCCACCGGCCGACGTCGTGACGGCACTCGGCAAACAAGGAATCTGGATCCGAGACCTTGCCGACCCGGCTTGCCTCAGGGCTTGCACCCACATCACCACTTCAAGTGAGGAACTCAACCAGCTGAGTGAGGCCCTCGCCACCCATCAAGGTTGA
- the trmH gene encoding tRNA (guanosine(18)-2'-O)-methyltransferase TrmH has protein sequence MPLLPRRFERLKSVLNHRMADLTVLLEHVEKPHNLSAILRSCDAVGALEAHAVSFSGRPRTYNSTAQGSQKWVPLNDHPDIETAIKVLKAKGFRLYGTHLGTNAKDYRDCDFTGPTAFVLGAEKWGLSDQARDLMDEALFIPMRGMVQSLNVSVATATLLFESLRQRQAAGVAPSHGEGLTAEHYQQLLVEWSYPEVAAWCREQNRPYPGLNEQGELMEELPRTVKLRC, from the coding sequence ATGCCCCTGCTGCCTCGTCGGTTTGAACGACTCAAGTCCGTCTTGAACCACCGCATGGCGGATCTCACCGTGCTGCTCGAGCACGTGGAGAAGCCCCATAACCTTTCGGCCATCCTGCGTAGCTGCGATGCCGTTGGAGCCCTGGAGGCCCATGCGGTGAGTTTCTCGGGACGGCCGCGCACCTACAACAGCACTGCCCAAGGGAGCCAAAAGTGGGTGCCGTTGAACGATCATCCCGACATCGAAACGGCAATCAAGGTTCTGAAGGCCAAGGGATTCCGCTTGTATGGCACCCATCTCGGTACGAATGCCAAGGACTATCGGGACTGCGATTTCACCGGGCCGACCGCCTTCGTGCTGGGAGCAGAAAAATGGGGCCTAAGCGATCAAGCTCGTGATCTGATGGATGAAGCCCTGTTCATTCCGATGCGCGGGATGGTGCAGTCCCTGAACGTGTCCGTCGCCACGGCCACGCTGCTATTCGAATCCTTGCGCCAACGACAAGCGGCGGGGGTGGCCCCAAGTCATGGGGAAGGGCTAACAGCCGAGCACTACCAACAACTGCTGGTCGAATGGTCGTACCCCGAGGTGGCGGCATGGTGCCGTGAGCAGAACAGGCCCTATCCAGGCCTCAATGAACAAGGGGAACTGATGGAAGAGTTGCCGCGCACGGTGAAGCTGCGCTGCTGA
- a CDS encoding DMT family transporter: MPLNNPWTLLLLAISAEVIGTSCLRLSEGMTRPVPTLLVFSAYAIAMGLLSKVVMSLPLGITYALWSGIGTVAIVLVGRFAYQQTMGVGQLIGIALITAGVVLVNLKQ, from the coding sequence TTGCCTTTGAACAATCCCTGGACCCTGCTCCTTCTCGCCATCAGCGCCGAAGTGATTGGCACCTCTTGCCTACGACTCTCCGAGGGGATGACACGACCGGTCCCCACACTGCTGGTGTTTTCGGCCTACGCCATTGCCATGGGGTTGCTCTCCAAGGTGGTGATGAGCCTCCCCCTTGGCATCACCTACGCCCTCTGGAGCGGCATCGGCACCGTGGCGATCGTTCTGGTGGGTCGCTTCGCTTATCAACAAACGATGGGAGTGGGGCAACTGATCGGGATCGCCCTGATCACAGCGGGGGTGGTGCTGGTGAACCTCAAGCAGTGA
- a CDS encoding malate:quinone oxidoreductase yields the protein MQNDGTFDPEASYDAVLVGAGIMSATLAALLHELDPQLRLLLVERLEAPALESSAAVNNAGTGHAANCELNYTPMQPNGRVATDKAVAINAAFERSLEFWGSLLERGRLTSTDFLHRAAHISAVWSPANIAFLRQRFEQLKDIPAFAEMRWTEDRQDLAEWMPLVMEGRDPNQAVAATRIERGTDVDFGALTRAYLLPLQSSGALTVQYGTEVSNLKRLRRPNMTEGDWRVITKGPSGRREVRAPFVFLGAGGGALPLLQRSGIPEGDDFAGFPVSGLWLVCNDADLAEQQRAKVYGKAAVGAPPMSVPHLDTRWMDGRRSLLFGPFAGFSSKFLKQGSLLDLPASVRPTNLLPMLQVGATNIELVRYLINQLRQTPDQRFDALRDFLPTARQDDWSLSVAGQRVQIIKRSKEGGRLQLGTEVVAASDGSLAALLGASPGASTAVTIMLEVLQRCFPERLASADWQARLKALLPSFYSDPKSDPDVLKGMRERSDGLLGLSR from the coding sequence GTGCAAAACGACGGCACGTTCGATCCGGAAGCCAGCTACGACGCTGTGTTGGTGGGCGCTGGAATCATGAGCGCGACTCTCGCGGCGTTGCTGCATGAGCTGGACCCGCAGCTGCGCCTGTTGCTGGTGGAACGCCTCGAGGCGCCAGCGTTGGAGAGCTCCGCTGCGGTGAACAACGCGGGCACAGGGCATGCAGCCAACTGCGAACTGAATTACACCCCGATGCAACCGAATGGTCGGGTCGCCACCGATAAAGCCGTGGCCATCAATGCCGCCTTTGAGCGCAGCCTTGAGTTCTGGGGGTCTCTGCTCGAGCGAGGTCGGCTCACGTCCACCGATTTTCTGCATCGAGCAGCCCATATCAGTGCCGTGTGGAGTCCTGCCAACATCGCTTTTCTGCGTCAGCGCTTTGAGCAGCTCAAAGACATCCCAGCCTTTGCTGAGATGCGATGGACCGAAGATCGGCAGGACTTAGCGGAGTGGATGCCCCTGGTGATGGAGGGGCGCGATCCCAACCAGGCGGTTGCTGCTACCCGGATTGAGCGCGGAACCGATGTGGATTTTGGTGCGCTCACCCGGGCCTACCTGCTGCCGTTGCAGAGCAGCGGTGCACTCACGGTGCAATACGGCACCGAGGTGAGCAATCTCAAGCGATTGCGTCGCCCCAACATGACTGAAGGGGATTGGCGGGTGATCACCAAGGGGCCTTCCGGTCGACGTGAGGTGCGTGCGCCCTTTGTGTTTCTTGGGGCCGGCGGTGGTGCCCTTCCGCTGTTGCAACGGTCGGGGATTCCGGAAGGCGACGATTTTGCTGGCTTCCCGGTGAGCGGTCTTTGGCTGGTGTGCAACGACGCAGACCTGGCGGAACAGCAGCGGGCCAAGGTGTACGGCAAGGCGGCGGTGGGGGCTCCACCGATGTCGGTGCCCCACCTCGATACCCGTTGGATGGATGGGCGTCGTTCCCTGTTGTTTGGCCCCTTCGCCGGATTCAGCAGCAAATTTTTAAAGCAGGGATCTCTGCTGGATTTGCCGGCCTCGGTGCGGCCAACAAACCTCTTGCCGATGTTGCAAGTGGGAGCCACCAATATTGAGTTGGTGCGGTATTTGATCAATCAGCTGCGCCAGACCCCAGACCAACGCTTTGATGCGCTTCGGGATTTTCTGCCAACAGCGCGCCAAGACGACTGGAGTTTGTCGGTAGCGGGCCAGCGGGTCCAGATCATCAAACGCAGCAAAGAGGGCGGTCGCCTGCAACTCGGTACGGAAGTGGTGGCTGCCAGCGATGGCTCATTGGCGGCGTTGTTGGGGGCATCGCCAGGGGCCAGTACGGCGGTGACGATCATGTTGGAGGTGCTGCAGCGCTGCTTCCCAGAACGGCTCGCCAGTGCGGATTGGCAAGCACGACTCAAGGCCTTGCTGCCGAGTTTCTATAGCGATCCCAAGAGCGATCCCGATGTGTTGAAGGGGATGCGGGAGCGCAGCGATGGCCTGTTGGGTCTCAGCCGCTGA
- a CDS encoding MGMT family protein, whose amino-acid sequence MPKGDQSLAPPLVQPTFDQRVWSVVEQIPHGRLATYGQIADLIGAWGCARQVGWALRRLQLPTDVPWHRVVNAKGQISMSPSREGSDWMQRHLLITEGIPVDQEGRLPLKRFLWRPVAISGASSQ is encoded by the coding sequence ATGCCAAAAGGTGATCAATCCTTGGCTCCACCCTTGGTTCAACCAACCTTCGATCAACGCGTTTGGTCCGTTGTGGAGCAAATTCCCCATGGTCGACTTGCCACCTACGGTCAGATCGCTGATCTGATCGGTGCTTGGGGTTGCGCACGGCAGGTGGGTTGGGCGCTGCGCCGGCTGCAATTGCCAACGGATGTTCCTTGGCATCGTGTGGTGAATGCCAAAGGGCAAATCTCGATGAGCCCGAGCCGTGAAGGCAGCGATTGGATGCAACGACACTTGCTAATCACGGAGGGAATTCCAGTGGATCAGGAGGGACGTTTGCCTTTGAAGCGGTTTCTTTGGCGTCCAGTCGCTATCTCTGGTGCATCAAGCCAATAG
- a CDS encoding NifU family protein: MSTETMALTLDNVEKVLDELRPFLMADGGNVEVVEIDGPIVKVRLQGACGSCPSSTMTLKMGIERKMRESIPEVSEVVQVL; this comes from the coding sequence ATGAGCACCGAAACCATGGCCCTCACCTTGGACAACGTGGAAAAGGTGCTCGATGAATTGCGTCCCTTCCTGATGGCCGATGGCGGCAACGTTGAAGTTGTTGAAATCGATGGCCCAATCGTGAAGGTGCGCCTGCAGGGAGCCTGCGGCAGCTGCCCCAGCAGCACCATGACGCTGAAAATGGGGATTGAACGCAAGATGCGCGAGTCAATTCCTGAAGTGAGTGAAGTGGTTCAGGTGCTCTGA
- a CDS encoding 16S rRNA (cytosine(967)-C(5))-methyltransferase, with product MTTPSSIGIAPRQLAWKVLQAVAAGAYADVALERCLRDHPLRGPDRGLATELAYGAIRQRRVLDGWLDRMGKVPASKQPPKLRWLLHVGLYQLLLMERIPSAAAVNTTVELAKVSGLGRLAPVVNGLLRGVLRAHEAGEMLELSADPAIRLAQQTSLPDWLAASLIQWRGQEGAAAVAAACNYVPDLDLRINRLRSTPEQVGRDLAEAGIETRPISGCADGLQVLGHSGDLRNWPGYVEGHWCVQDRAAQWVAPLLEPKPGDRVLDACAAPGGKATHLAELMGDVGEIWAIDRSAGRLKRVAVNAARLGLGSIQALAADAAQLSRERPEWNETFQSILIDAPCSGLGTLARHPDARWRMTPKAIQELLPQQQALLDGLVPLLAPGGRLVYATCTMHPAENAQQVANLLSRCSELTLEREQQRWPDAEEGGDGFYAAVLQRVQRRS from the coding sequence TTGACCACCCCTTCGAGCATCGGAATTGCGCCACGCCAGCTGGCATGGAAGGTGTTGCAAGCGGTTGCAGCTGGGGCCTATGCGGATGTGGCGCTGGAACGCTGCCTGCGGGACCATCCGCTGCGGGGGCCTGATCGAGGCTTGGCTACGGAGCTGGCCTACGGAGCGATTCGTCAGCGTCGTGTTTTGGATGGCTGGCTCGATCGAATGGGCAAGGTGCCTGCCTCGAAGCAACCACCAAAGTTGCGTTGGTTGCTGCATGTGGGGCTCTATCAACTGCTGTTGATGGAGCGGATTCCATCCGCGGCAGCGGTGAACACCACGGTGGAACTGGCCAAAGTGAGTGGTCTTGGTCGTTTGGCACCGGTGGTGAATGGCCTCCTTCGGGGGGTGCTGCGGGCCCATGAAGCGGGCGAAATGCTGGAGTTGTCCGCCGATCCAGCGATTCGGTTGGCTCAGCAGACTTCATTGCCCGATTGGTTGGCTGCATCGTTGATCCAATGGCGGGGGCAAGAGGGGGCCGCAGCTGTGGCCGCCGCTTGTAATTACGTGCCGGATCTTGATCTGCGTATCAATCGGTTGCGTTCGACGCCCGAGCAGGTGGGACGTGATTTAGCGGAGGCAGGAATTGAAACCCGTCCGATTTCAGGCTGCGCGGATGGATTGCAAGTGTTGGGCCACAGCGGTGATCTGCGGAATTGGCCGGGGTATGTGGAGGGACATTGGTGTGTTCAAGACCGCGCGGCTCAGTGGGTGGCTCCACTGCTGGAGCCCAAGCCTGGGGACCGAGTTTTGGATGCTTGTGCAGCTCCCGGCGGTAAGGCCACACACCTGGCGGAGCTCATGGGTGATGTGGGTGAAATCTGGGCCATTGACCGCTCTGCGGGGCGTCTCAAACGGGTGGCAGTGAATGCGGCGAGGCTTGGACTGGGTTCGATTCAGGCTTTGGCCGCTGATGCGGCGCAGCTCTCGAGAGAGCGCCCCGAGTGGAATGAAACCTTTCAATCGATCCTGATCGATGCACCGTGCTCGGGGTTGGGCACCTTGGCCCGCCATCCCGATGCGCGATGGCGGATGACACCGAAAGCCATTCAAGAATTGCTCCCGCAGCAACAGGCGTTGTTAGACGGCCTCGTTCCTTTATTGGCTCCTGGTGGACGCTTGGTGTATGCCACTTGCACGATGCATCCAGCTGAAAACGCCCAACAAGTGGCCAACCTTCTCAGCCGTTGTTCTGAGTTGACCTTGGAGCGGGAACAACAACGTTGGCCGGATGCGGAAGAAGGTGGTGATGGCTTTTATGCCGCCGTTCTTCAGCGGGTCCAGCGCCGCTCCTGA
- a CDS encoding sensor histidine kinase, whose product MPSQRRWRQRLLGSLQGQLQLATYLVVFAGFTGASTAGLWVGQRNLIHNETQTLRSSAGEIQASLRSDQSAKANADGANAIEHLQLELLVHSSHRTRLWIEQPDGRLILPQREHLKISDTALRAAMQSNPERVVGRQEQINLGNTRYLSELVEELPGGGRLWILHEVGANQQALGNYLQLMILTWGSCLAITLLAVSWLVRRIVKPLEQLNATTSLVTADNLNTARLQLSTGPIEVVQLGRTYNELLERLALSWSQQRQFVSAVSHELRTPLTIVQGYIHRTIKRGDNLSSEQVHGLQTAKDESIRMQRLMDELLDLSRGDSGQLAISCEPVRLADQLEQVADMARHTLQRPLVLHLPDDPQQRDGIAQADPARLRQVLLDLIENADKYSPEGRPILLKLQHDGNNSAIEVIDQGIGIPEDELDAVFERFQRGSNAPVKTGSGLGLSLVKLLVVGMGGSIEVRSRLNEGSCFTVHLSP is encoded by the coding sequence ATGCCATCCCAACGACGCTGGCGACAACGGCTGCTCGGCAGCCTTCAGGGGCAGCTTCAGCTCGCCACCTATCTCGTGGTGTTTGCTGGTTTTACTGGCGCCTCAACGGCGGGGTTATGGGTGGGTCAACGGAACCTGATCCACAACGAAACACAAACACTTCGCAGCAGTGCGGGCGAAATTCAGGCATCGCTTCGGTCCGATCAGAGCGCTAAGGCCAATGCCGATGGTGCGAATGCGATTGAACATCTTCAGCTGGAGCTCCTGGTTCACTCCAGCCATCGCACCCGGCTGTGGATTGAACAGCCCGATGGACGCCTGATCCTTCCTCAACGAGAGCATCTGAAAATTTCGGACACGGCGCTTCGCGCCGCCATGCAAAGCAATCCAGAGCGCGTTGTGGGTCGTCAAGAACAGATCAACCTCGGCAACACGCGCTACCTCAGCGAATTAGTGGAAGAGCTCCCCGGTGGAGGGCGGCTCTGGATCTTGCATGAAGTGGGAGCCAATCAACAGGCCCTCGGCAACTACTTGCAGTTGATGATCCTCACCTGGGGCAGCTGCTTAGCAATCACCTTGTTGGCCGTGAGCTGGCTGGTGCGGCGCATCGTGAAACCACTGGAACAGCTCAATGCCACCACGTCCCTCGTCACGGCCGACAACCTCAATACAGCGCGGCTTCAACTCAGCACAGGTCCAATCGAGGTGGTGCAGCTGGGGCGGACCTACAACGAGCTCCTGGAACGGTTGGCCTTGTCTTGGAGCCAACAGCGGCAATTCGTGAGTGCGGTGAGCCATGAGCTGCGCACGCCGCTCACGATTGTTCAGGGCTACATCCATCGCACGATCAAGCGGGGCGACAACCTCAGCAGCGAGCAAGTGCATGGCTTGCAAACCGCCAAGGACGAAAGCATTCGCATGCAACGGCTGATGGATGAGCTGCTGGATCTATCCCGAGGAGATTCAGGCCAGTTGGCGATCAGCTGCGAACCGGTGCGTTTAGCGGATCAATTGGAGCAAGTGGCCGACATGGCACGCCACACCCTGCAGCGCCCGTTGGTGTTGCACCTCCCCGATGATCCTCAGCAGCGTGATGGGATCGCCCAGGCTGACCCGGCCCGTCTGCGTCAGGTGTTGCTCGATCTGATCGAGAACGCCGACAAGTATTCCCCCGAGGGTCGTCCGATCCTGCTCAAACTCCAACACGACGGGAACAACTCTGCGATCGAGGTGATCGACCAAGGCATCGGCATTCCAGAGGACGAGCTCGATGCCGTGTTCGAACGCTTTCAGCGCGGTAGCAATGCACCTGTGAAAACCGGTTCCGGTCTGGGACTGTCACTGGTGAAGCTGCTGGTGGTGGGCATGGGCGGCAGCATTGAGGTGCGTAGTCGTCTCAACGAAGGGAGCTGCTTCACCGTGCATCTGAGCCCATGA
- the lepA gene encoding translation elongation factor 4: MTDAPVSRIRNFCIIAHIDHGKSTLADRLLQDTGTVANRDMQEQFLDNMELERERGITIKLQAARMNYTAADGEQYVLNLIDTPGHVDFSYEVSRSLLACEGALLVVDASQGVEAQTLANVYLALENDLEIIPVLNKIDLPGADPDRIKEEVEAIIGLDCSNAIYCSAKTGLGVPEILQAVVDRVPAPADAVEEPTKALIFDSYYDPYRGVIVYFRVMSGRISCKDKVLLMASKKTYELDEIGIMAPNERKVEELHAGEVGYLAASIKAVADARVGDTITLFNAPADEELPGYAEAKPMVFCGLFPTEADQYPDLREALHKLQLSDAALKFEPETSSAMGFGFRCGFLGLLHMEIVQERLEREYDLDLIVTAPSVIYNVNMVDGSEELVDNPATLPDPQKRESIEEPYVRMEIFAPNDYNGALMGLCQERRGEYIDMKYITKDRVTLIYELPLAEVVTDFFDQMKTRTQGYASMEYHLIGYRKNQLVRLDVLINGDRADPLTTIVHQDKAYNVGKALVDKLKELIPRQQFKIPLQASIGSRIIASTSISAIRKDVLAKCYGGDISRKKKLLKKQAKGKKRMKAMGKVDVPQEAFMAVLKLND; this comes from the coding sequence ATGACCGACGCCCCCGTTTCACGGATTCGCAACTTCTGCATCATTGCCCATATCGACCACGGCAAGTCGACGCTGGCTGATCGTCTGCTGCAGGACACGGGCACGGTGGCCAATCGGGATATGCAAGAGCAGTTCCTCGACAACATGGAACTGGAGCGAGAACGGGGGATCACGATCAAGCTCCAGGCCGCCCGGATGAACTACACGGCGGCGGATGGTGAGCAATATGTGCTCAACCTGATCGACACGCCTGGGCATGTCGATTTCTCCTATGAGGTGAGCCGCAGCCTGTTGGCTTGTGAGGGAGCGTTGTTGGTGGTGGATGCCAGCCAGGGCGTTGAAGCGCAAACCCTGGCCAACGTGTATTTGGCTTTGGAAAATGATCTTGAGATCATTCCAGTGCTGAACAAAATCGACCTTCCCGGCGCTGACCCGGATCGGATTAAGGAAGAGGTGGAGGCCATCATCGGTTTGGATTGCAGTAACGCGATTTACTGCTCAGCCAAAACCGGGCTCGGGGTGCCGGAAATCCTTCAAGCGGTGGTCGATAGGGTTCCGGCTCCCGCTGATGCCGTCGAAGAACCCACCAAAGCGCTGATCTTTGATTCCTATTACGACCCTTATCGGGGTGTGATTGTGTATTTCCGGGTGATGAGTGGCCGGATCAGTTGCAAAGACAAAGTGCTGCTGATGGCCAGCAAGAAAACCTATGAGCTGGATGAAATTGGGATCATGGCGCCCAATGAGCGCAAGGTCGAAGAACTTCACGCCGGTGAAGTGGGCTACCTCGCCGCATCGATCAAAGCGGTGGCTGATGCCCGGGTGGGCGACACGATCACGCTGTTCAACGCGCCAGCCGACGAAGAGCTGCCGGGATATGCCGAAGCCAAGCCGATGGTGTTTTGCGGGTTGTTCCCCACCGAGGCCGATCAATATCCCGACCTACGCGAAGCCCTGCACAAGCTGCAGTTATCGGATGCGGCGCTGAAGTTCGAGCCCGAAACCAGCAGCGCGATGGGCTTTGGTTTCCGTTGCGGGTTTCTGGGTCTGTTGCATATGGAGATCGTGCAAGAACGGCTGGAGCGTGAATACGACCTCGACTTGATAGTCACCGCACCATCGGTGATTTACAACGTGAATATGGTGGATGGCAGTGAGGAGTTGGTGGATAACCCCGCCACGCTGCCAGACCCTCAAAAGCGTGAATCGATTGAAGAGCCCTACGTGCGTATGGAAATCTTCGCGCCCAATGATTACAACGGAGCCCTAATGGGTTTGTGCCAAGAGCGGCGCGGTGAATACATCGATATGAAATACATCACCAAAGATCGGGTCACCTTGATTTATGAATTGCCATTGGCTGAAGTGGTGACCGATTTCTTTGATCAGATGAAAACCCGCACCCAGGGTTATGCCTCAATGGAATATCACCTGATCGGCTATCGCAAAAATCAGCTGGTGCGCCTCGATGTTTTGATCAATGGTGATCGCGCTGATCCGCTCACCACGATTGTTCACCAAGACAAGGCCTACAACGTGGGTAAGGCCTTGGTGGATAAATTAAAAGAACTGATTCCCCGCCAGCAGTTCAAGATTCCGCTTCAGGCTTCAATTGGTAGCCGGATTATTGCGTCTACCAGCATCAGTGCGATCCGCAAGGATGTGTTGGCCAAGTGTTACGGCGGTGACATCTCAAGGAAGAAGAAACTGTTGAAGAAGCAGGCAAAGGGTAAGAAGCGGATGAAGGCGATGGGCAAGGTGGATGTGCCCCAGGAAGCCTTCATGGCGGTATTGAAGCTGAATGATTAA